Proteins from a genomic interval of Xiphophorus maculatus strain JP 163 A chromosome 7, X_maculatus-5.0-male, whole genome shotgun sequence:
- the LOC102222854 gene encoding leukocyte cell-derived chemotaxin 1-like — MEKVQNSAGGSCCAAGCGTSSTPPSAGVSHVLRFGVVALIAGAAFMFCTFVVSLYMWKASDKNVYSVRYSLNINGKVREGSMKIDSDNNLQRFQTGSEAGEAVEIHDFQIGITGIRFFGGDKCYIKSHIKANLSLLGAHNKDTLMFDLTDEIMPVRFDEEFLIWVAAKQPLKNTTFLSNRILDLCGELPIFWLQSIYPKDGERRKRGVRRAKRQLDMQDIKASIQERDPERRGEQEAVDEGQSAMGSGYNPENPYHRSGEAREETAMTFDSMLDHQGICCSECQRSYTHCQRVCEPLRGYWNWPYNYRGCQVACRVIMPCRWWVARILGVV, encoded by the exons ATGGAAAAAGTGCAGAATTCAGCTGGTGGATCCTGCTGTGCTGCG GGTTGCGGCACATCCAGCACACCACCTTCTGCTGGAGTCAGTCATGTGCTGAGATTTGGAGTTGTGGCCCTTATCGCTGGTGCAGCGTTCATGTTTTGCACGTTTGTGGTTTCCCTCTACATGTGGAAAGCCAGTGATAAAAAT GTTTATAGCGTTCGCTACAGCCTGAACATCAATGGGAAGGTGAGAGAGGGCTCCATGAAAATTGATTCTGACAACAATCTGCAGAGATTTCAAACTGGGAGTGAAGCTGGGGAGGCTGTGGAGATTCATGACTTTCAAATT GGAATAACTGGAATCCGCTTCTTCGGAGGAGACAAGTGCTATATAAAATCCCATATCAAAGCAAACCTCTCGCTCCTGGGAGCACACAACAAAGACACGCTGATGTTTGACCTG ACAGATGAAATAATGCCTGTGAGGTTCGATGAGGAGTTCCTTATATGGGTTGCAGCAAAGCAGCCGCTGAAGAACACCACATTTTTGAGCAACAGAATTCTGGATCTTTGTGGGGAACTTCCCATCTTTTGGCTTCAATCCATTTATCCCAAAG ATGGGGAGAGGAGAAAGAGAGGCGTGCGACGAGCCAAACGGCAGTTAGACATGCAGGACATCAAGGCGTCCATTCAGGAGAGGGACCCAGAGAGGCGCGGTGAGCAGGAAGCTGTGGATGAAGGACAGTCAGCTATGGGGTCAGGGTACAATCCTGAAAACCCCTACCAT CGCAGCGGAGAAGCCAGAGAGGAGACCGCCATGACCTTTGATAGCATGCTGGACCACCAGGGAATCTGCTGCTCAGAATGCCAGCGCAGCTACACTCACTGTCAGCGAGTGTGCGAGCCTCTGCGTGGCTACTGGAATTGGCCCTATAACTACAGAGGGTGCCAGGTGGCCTGTCGAGTGATCATGCCTTGTCGCTGGTGGGTGGCACGGATTTTGGGTGTTGTGTAG